From Pseudoalteromonas viridis, the proteins below share one genomic window:
- the grpE gene encoding nucleotide exchange factor GrpE, whose translation MSEQTKAQEQEQELVQEDVQENAAEQAEQAQESAQTEQAELSPEEEIAGLYAELEAAKQTIEGQKDSVIRAAADAENVRRRAAQDVEKAQKFALEKFSNELLPVVDNLERAIEFADKENEATKSIIEGIEMTLKSFNDALAKFGVEAVSPQGEAFNPELHQAMSMQPSNDVSPNTVLAVMQKGYTLNGRLLRPAMVMVSKAAD comes from the coding sequence ATGTCTGAGCAGACAAAAGCCCAAGAGCAGGAACAAGAGTTAGTGCAAGAAGACGTACAGGAAAATGCGGCAGAGCAAGCCGAACAAGCGCAGGAGAGTGCACAAACTGAGCAAGCTGAGTTGAGCCCAGAAGAAGAGATTGCAGGCCTGTATGCAGAACTGGAAGCGGCTAAGCAAACAATCGAAGGTCAAAAAGACAGTGTGATCCGTGCTGCTGCCGATGCTGAAAACGTACGTCGTCGTGCCGCACAGGACGTAGAAAAAGCACAGAAGTTCGCACTGGAAAAGTTTTCGAATGAGTTGTTACCTGTGGTAGACAACCTGGAACGTGCAATTGAGTTTGCCGACAAAGAAAACGAAGCGACAAAATCCATTATAGAAGGCATTGAAATGACACTGAAGTCATTCAATGATGCGCTGGCTAAGTTTGGTGTTGAAGCTGTAAGCCCTCAGGGTGAGGCCTTCAACCCTGAACTGCATCAGGCGATGTCGATGCAGCCTAGCAACGATGTGTCTCCAAACACTGTGCTAGCCGTTATGCAAAAAGGGTACACCCTGAATGGCCGTTTACTGCGTCCAGCGATGGTGATGGTGTCGAAAGCAGCAGACTAA
- the recN gene encoding DNA repair protein RecN: MLISLQIKNFAIVNELTIDWRSGMTAITGETGAGKSIAIDALSLCLGERADVASIRPGATKAEITAQFDIRQLPYAQQFLSDLMLDDEEQNCILRRVIMQNGRSKSFINGNSVTAAQLKELGQRLIAIHGQHAHQLLLKPEHQLRLLDAYAGHDNLLHAVRAQYQHYHTLQKEHAELIKQQQAQAAKKQLLEYQVQELDEFALEEGEYEQIETEHTRLSHSQTLAESCQRELMCLSEQDDQTVLGQLQHSVQTFIELSNYDPKLQEISQLLGEAAVQLEEGCRELRAYGENIEQDPERLQSVEDRLAQAMALSRKHQISPELLHHHHQQLHEELASICSNNERIEDLQHEIAEALHAYQISAAQLSESRTQAALTLNELISESMHELSMENGQFAIQLNQHEDRRPNELGMDQIDFLVSTNPGQPLQALAKVASGGELSRISLAIQVIIANRVTTPTLIFDEVDVGISGPTASQVGKQLRQLGNSTQVICVTHLPQVACSGHHQFFVSKRVEDGETFTSMLPLVQEQRINEIARLLGGDKVSSTTRASAKELLEVQSL, encoded by the coding sequence ATGCTTATCAGTCTGCAAATTAAAAACTTTGCCATTGTTAACGAATTAACCATTGACTGGCGCTCAGGTATGACTGCCATCACCGGTGAAACCGGTGCGGGTAAATCTATTGCGATCGATGCACTCTCTTTGTGTCTGGGCGAACGCGCGGATGTCGCCAGCATTCGCCCGGGAGCGACCAAAGCAGAGATCACAGCTCAGTTTGATATCAGACAACTCCCCTACGCGCAGCAATTTCTCAGCGACCTGATGCTCGATGATGAAGAGCAAAACTGTATTTTACGCCGTGTCATTATGCAAAATGGCCGCAGTAAGAGCTTTATCAATGGTAACTCCGTGACCGCTGCCCAGCTCAAGGAGTTAGGCCAACGCCTGATAGCCATTCATGGCCAGCATGCCCACCAGTTGCTACTGAAGCCTGAACATCAGCTACGGTTGCTGGATGCCTACGCCGGGCACGATAATCTGTTACATGCGGTGCGTGCACAGTATCAGCACTATCATACCTTACAGAAAGAACATGCCGAGCTCATTAAGCAACAGCAAGCTCAGGCTGCCAAAAAACAACTGCTCGAATATCAGGTTCAGGAGCTGGATGAGTTTGCCCTGGAAGAAGGCGAATATGAGCAAATTGAAACTGAGCATACACGCTTGAGTCATAGCCAGACGCTGGCCGAAAGCTGCCAGCGCGAACTGATGTGTTTGTCTGAGCAAGATGATCAAACCGTTTTAGGCCAGCTTCAGCATAGCGTACAAACCTTCATTGAATTGAGTAACTACGACCCTAAATTACAGGAAATCAGTCAATTATTAGGCGAGGCCGCGGTGCAACTCGAAGAAGGCTGTCGTGAATTACGTGCCTACGGGGAAAATATTGAGCAAGATCCGGAGCGCCTGCAGAGCGTCGAAGACAGACTGGCTCAGGCCATGGCGTTGTCGCGTAAGCACCAGATCAGCCCCGAGTTACTGCATCATCACCACCAGCAATTACATGAAGAGCTGGCATCCATTTGCTCTAACAACGAACGCATAGAAGATCTGCAGCATGAAATAGCAGAGGCCCTGCACGCCTATCAAATCTCTGCAGCACAGCTTAGCGAAAGCCGAACACAGGCAGCGCTGACCTTAAATGAGCTGATCAGTGAAAGCATGCATGAGCTGTCTATGGAAAATGGTCAGTTTGCTATCCAGCTTAACCAGCATGAAGACAGGCGCCCCAATGAACTGGGCATGGACCAAATTGATTTTCTGGTTTCGACCAACCCCGGTCAACCTCTGCAAGCCCTGGCCAAAGTGGCCTCTGGTGGTGAACTGTCTCGGATCAGCCTGGCAATCCAGGTGATTATTGCGAACCGGGTCACTACCCCAACCCTGATCTTCGATGAAGTAGATGTGGGTATCTCAGGTCCCACGGCTTCTCAGGTGGGTAAACAGCTGCGTCAGCTAGGTAACTCAACTCAGGTGATCTGTGTAACCCACCTGCCTCAGGTTGCCTGTAGTGGCCACCATCAGTTCTTTGTGTCCAAGCGCGTTGAAGACGGTGAAACCTTTACGTCGATGCTCCCGCTAGTTCAGGAACAACGTATTAATGAAATCGCCCGTTTGCTTGGCGGCGATAAAGTCAGCAGCACCACACGCGCCAGTGCGAAGGAATTACTTGAGGTGCAGAGTTTATAG
- the nadK gene encoding NAD(+) kinase codes for MSAPFKTIGLIGKPNHDGAALTLQRLYTFLQALGYEVFVEQRVGKQIAELPDSHILDVVALGERCDLAVVVGGDGNMLGAARVLARFDVAVIGVNRGNLGFLTDLDPDDFEAELEQVLSGKFVEEQRFLLEVEVFRHAELKSANLAVNEAVLHADKVAHMIEFEAFIDDQFVFSQRSDGLIVTTPTGSTAYSLSGGGPILTPELNAMALVPMFPHTLSSRPLVVDASKQVKLKLSPENTASLQVSCDSHVVLALLPGDEVVIKKAEKKLRLIHPESYSYYNVLRQKLNWGSRLY; via the coding sequence ATGAGCGCACCATTTAAAACCATCGGCCTGATTGGAAAACCAAACCATGATGGCGCAGCCCTGACATTACAACGCCTGTACACTTTTTTGCAAGCACTTGGCTATGAAGTTTTTGTGGAGCAACGGGTTGGCAAACAAATCGCTGAACTGCCCGACTCACACATACTCGATGTGGTCGCGCTGGGCGAACGCTGCGACTTGGCGGTGGTGGTTGGTGGAGATGGTAATATGCTAGGTGCGGCCCGAGTATTGGCCCGGTTTGATGTGGCCGTCATTGGGGTAAACCGAGGCAACCTGGGATTTCTAACCGATCTCGACCCGGACGACTTTGAAGCCGAACTGGAACAAGTGCTGAGTGGTAAATTTGTTGAAGAGCAGCGCTTTTTGCTGGAAGTCGAAGTCTTTCGTCATGCCGAATTGAAAAGTGCCAACCTGGCCGTCAATGAAGCCGTACTGCATGCCGATAAAGTTGCCCACATGATTGAATTTGAAGCCTTTATTGACGATCAATTTGTCTTTTCTCAACGCTCAGATGGCCTGATAGTCACCACCCCTACGGGCTCAACCGCTTACTCTTTATCCGGTGGCGGTCCTATTTTAACACCGGAACTCAACGCCATGGCTTTGGTTCCCATGTTTCCACATACCCTGTCCAGCAGACCGCTCGTGGTCGATGCCAGCAAACAGGTTAAGCTCAAACTCAGCCCGGAGAACACTGCAAGTTTACAGGTCAGCTGCGACAGCCATGTGGTGCTTGCACTGCTACCCGGAGATGAGGTGGTCATAAAAAAAGCAGAAAAAAAGCTCCGTTTAATCCACCCCGAGAGCTATTCCTACTACAATGTTCTGAGACAGAAATTAAATTGGGGCAGCAGGCTTTACTAA
- a CDS encoding M48 family metallopeptidase produces MNKNIVAAIAIAVTLTGCKTSPTGRTQIALYSEQQMDEMGVASFEQMKQEQTIEQNVKTNRYVQCIADALIAQLPAQYAQQQWEVVVFKEPSANAFALPGGKIGVHTGLLNVAKDQHQLAAVMGHEVGHVIAQHANERVSQNSLLQVGLQAGNAALEMGNVQYRNAIMQGLGLGAQYGVMLPFSRSHESEADVIGLELMAKAGFNPQGAVELWQNMDKAGGERPAEFLSTHPSPENRIALLQSKMTQANSQAAEAKRQGRNPACK; encoded by the coding sequence ATGAATAAAAATATAGTGGCAGCGATTGCCATTGCCGTGACGCTTACGGGATGTAAAACGTCCCCGACCGGGCGCACACAGATAGCGCTTTACTCAGAGCAACAAATGGATGAAATGGGCGTAGCCAGTTTTGAGCAAATGAAGCAGGAACAGACGATTGAACAAAACGTAAAAACCAATCGTTACGTACAGTGTATTGCTGACGCGCTGATAGCTCAGCTACCGGCGCAGTATGCGCAGCAGCAATGGGAAGTGGTGGTCTTCAAGGAGCCCAGTGCCAATGCGTTTGCTTTGCCCGGAGGCAAGATTGGCGTACACACTGGCCTTTTAAATGTTGCCAAAGATCAGCACCAACTGGCAGCCGTAATGGGCCATGAAGTGGGTCATGTTATCGCTCAGCATGCCAATGAACGTGTTTCTCAAAACAGCTTATTGCAAGTTGGCTTGCAGGCAGGCAACGCGGCGCTTGAAATGGGTAATGTACAATACCGGAATGCCATAATGCAGGGGCTGGGTTTGGGTGCACAGTACGGCGTTATGTTGCCTTTTAGCCGCAGCCACGAGAGCGAGGCGGATGTCATTGGTCTTGAGCTGATGGCCAAAGCCGGGTTTAACCCTCAGGGGGCTGTTGAACTTTGGCAGAATATGGACAAGGCAGGAGGTGAGCGGCCGGCGGAGTTTTTGTCGACGCACCCCTCACCCGAAAATCGCATTGCCTTGTTGCAAAGCAAGATGACACAAGCCAATTCACAGGCTGCCGAGGCCAAGCGTCAGGGCCGCAATCCAGCCTGCAAATAA
- a CDS encoding HrcA family transcriptional regulator, with translation MKLSARDKQVFSAVMSLYCNGEGHPVASSKIAKLKGMAVCSATVRNAMARLENQGLLFSPHTSAGRVPSDQGIKYWLQEYFGLEEIAPYWEPEREQLTGFAHTLSQKYQVCCIVGLPQVSEQTIFRVEVLDFDRKHWLVLLIDRTGQSNNILINKPESNSDPVRYQFAAWMNTVFSQQTLKEGLHRMRAMAKSAMADCRGSLMQWSRELSLQLGTDNSIVVGERYLYNRLEGHNELNLGVSFLHQVEDRLALKNGLSVLLGSELSYLNLERFVVLSVPYFTASEYQSRFCVICPADAPIEAIISEFTQIPKKKLE, from the coding sequence ATGAAACTTAGTGCACGTGATAAACAAGTCTTCTCTGCTGTGATGAGCCTTTACTGTAATGGTGAAGGTCATCCCGTGGCCTCGAGTAAGATAGCAAAACTAAAAGGGATGGCGGTGTGCTCAGCCACGGTCCGCAATGCCATGGCACGCCTGGAAAACCAGGGGTTACTATTTTCGCCGCATACGTCGGCGGGGCGTGTCCCATCTGATCAGGGGATCAAATACTGGTTACAGGAATACTTTGGGCTGGAAGAGATTGCCCCTTACTGGGAGCCAGAGCGTGAACAGCTCACAGGCTTTGCCCACACATTAAGTCAAAAGTATCAGGTGTGCTGTATTGTTGGTTTGCCGCAGGTGAGTGAGCAGACCATTTTCCGTGTTGAGGTTTTGGACTTTGACCGTAAGCACTGGCTGGTATTGTTGATCGACCGCACGGGTCAGTCTAACAACATTCTTATCAATAAGCCTGAGTCTAATTCTGATCCGGTGCGCTATCAGTTCGCAGCCTGGATGAACACGGTGTTTAGTCAGCAAACACTGAAAGAAGGGCTACATCGAATGCGGGCCATGGCGAAAAGTGCGATGGCTGATTGCCGTGGCTCTTTGATGCAGTGGAGTCGCGAATTAAGCTTACAGCTGGGTACCGACAACAGCATAGTGGTTGGAGAGCGTTATTTGTATAACCGTCTCGAAGGGCACAATGAACTCAATCTGGGCGTGAGCTTTTTGCATCAGGTAGAAGACAGACTGGCACTGAAGAATGGTTTGTCGGTCTTACTGGGCAGTGAGTTGAGCTATCTGAATCTGGAACGGTTTGTGGTACTGAGTGTACCTTACTTCACGGCCAGCGAGTATCAGAGTCGTTTTTGTGTGATTTGTCCGGCGGATGCGCCGATTGAGGCAATAATCAGCGAATTTACACAAATCCCAAAAAAGAAGCTTGAATAA
- a CDS encoding FAD-dependent oxidoreductase, translating into MSENVYQFIDVQRIDPRKKPITTRKSSFVEIYEPFSKQQVSSQADRCLDCGNPYCEWKCPVHNYIPQWLKLIRTGRILEAAELSHRTNSLPEVCGRVCPQDRLCEGSCTLNDEFGAVTIGNIEKYITDTAFAQGWKPDMSYVTWTDKKVAIIGAGPAGLGCADILVRNGVKPVVFDRNPEIGGLLTFGIPSFKLEKSVMEKRREIFTEMGVEFRLNTEIGTDISMDDLLSQYDAVFIGVGTYQYMRAGLENEDAEHVYDALPFLIGNTNRVMGYDESKQAYIDMAGKRVVVLGGGDTAMDCVRTSVRQGAKSVTCAYRRDEANMPGSRREVKNAKEEGVKFSFNVQPKGIELDQNGQVSGVRMVRTELGEPDENGRRRAQEVAGSEHVIEADAVIMAFGFKPHNLDWLAAYDVAINEWGGIVAPEKGAFTHQTSNEKIFAGGDAVRGSDLVVTAIFEGRNAAEGIMDYLGV; encoded by the coding sequence ATGAGCGAAAATGTCTATCAATTTATCGATGTTCAGCGCATCGACCCGAGAAAGAAGCCAATTACAACACGCAAAAGCTCTTTCGTCGAAATTTATGAGCCCTTTTCAAAGCAGCAGGTGAGCTCTCAGGCCGATCGCTGCCTGGATTGCGGTAACCCCTATTGCGAGTGGAAGTGTCCGGTGCACAATTATATTCCGCAGTGGCTAAAGCTGATCCGTACGGGCAGGATCCTGGAAGCTGCGGAGTTGTCGCACCGGACCAATAGCTTACCAGAAGTGTGTGGTCGGGTTTGTCCGCAAGATCGGCTGTGTGAGGGGTCCTGTACGCTTAATGATGAATTTGGTGCCGTAACCATCGGCAATATTGAGAAATACATCACAGATACAGCGTTTGCCCAGGGCTGGAAGCCTGATATGTCTTATGTCACCTGGACTGATAAAAAGGTCGCGATTATTGGCGCGGGCCCTGCCGGGCTAGGTTGTGCGGATATTTTGGTGCGCAACGGTGTGAAGCCCGTGGTGTTTGATCGAAACCCCGAGATCGGTGGTTTGCTGACATTTGGTATTCCATCATTCAAGTTAGAAAAGTCCGTGATGGAGAAACGTCGCGAGATCTTCACGGAAATGGGAGTAGAATTCCGCCTTAATACAGAGATAGGCACCGACATCAGTATGGACGACTTGCTGTCTCAGTACGATGCGGTCTTTATCGGTGTGGGCACTTATCAGTATATGCGCGCCGGACTGGAGAACGAGGATGCAGAGCATGTCTATGATGCCCTGCCGTTTCTGATCGGTAACACCAACCGCGTCATGGGCTACGACGAGAGTAAACAGGCGTATATCGATATGGCTGGCAAACGCGTTGTGGTGCTCGGCGGCGGCGATACCGCAATGGACTGCGTGCGGACATCCGTGCGCCAGGGGGCAAAGTCAGTAACGTGCGCTTATCGTCGGGATGAAGCTAATATGCCGGGGTCGCGCCGGGAAGTTAAGAATGCCAAAGAAGAGGGCGTTAAGTTTAGCTTTAACGTTCAGCCTAAGGGTATTGAACTTGATCAAAATGGTCAGGTTTCAGGCGTTCGTATGGTGCGGACTGAGCTCGGAGAGCCCGATGAAAATGGCCGCAGGCGTGCACAAGAAGTCGCAGGCTCCGAACATGTGATTGAAGCGGATGCTGTGATCATGGCGTTTGGCTTTAAACCGCATAACCTCGACTGGCTGGCTGCGTATGATGTCGCAATCAACGAGTGGGGCGGTATCGTAGCCCCTGAAAAGGGTGCATTCACACACCAAACCAGTAATGAAAAGATCTTCGCAGGAGGCGATGCTGTACGTGGCTCGGATTTGGTGGTAACCGCCATCTTCGAAGGCCGTAATGCCGCCGAAGGGATCATGGATTATCTGGGCGTATAG
- a CDS encoding MaoC family dehydratase, whose product MEKQTKSIERATPGVGYEIKQTLNLSERQIIDGAMAIGDRNPIHTDAAHPNTQKFGGLVASGSFVTGVFSALLPSDFINYGPMLGSHMDVKFKAPIRADVDYFMSWVVDSLEYKKSLNGTVYNMVGTVLDGNDKVMVRANASIVLY is encoded by the coding sequence ATGGAGAAACAAACCAAGTCTATAGAACGAGCTACCCCGGGAGTTGGCTATGAGATCAAGCAAACACTCAACCTCAGTGAGCGGCAAATCATTGACGGCGCAATGGCGATTGGAGACAGGAATCCCATCCATACCGACGCAGCGCATCCAAATACACAAAAGTTTGGTGGACTGGTCGCAAGCGGCAGCTTTGTTACTGGGGTTTTTTCAGCTTTACTGCCATCCGACTTTATTAACTATGGGCCCATGTTAGGATCGCATATGGACGTTAAGTTCAAAGCACCGATCCGTGCTGATGTAGATTACTTCATGTCCTGGGTTGTTGACAGTCTGGAGTACAAGAAAAGCCTGAACGGTACCGTATACAATATGGTCGGGACCGTCCTGGATGGTAATGACAAAGTTATGGTTCGAGCCAACGCAAGCATTGTTTTATACTAA